From the Oxobacter pfennigii genome, one window contains:
- a CDS encoding class I SAM-dependent methyltransferase, translating into MEQNLENQIKKLESPERIAELKPKETLLKAGLTAGMAVADIGAGSGIFSFAAAEITNETIYALEVNIKMLEFIDAKCRESKINNICTVEINGDNINLPAYSVDMVIMSNVLHNIENKALEFNEVNRILKNNGRLLLIEWKRKRTDNGPHFEKRIDKKEAVFLGSGAGFSVTDEMEFGKNLYGIVFRKM; encoded by the coding sequence ATGGAACAAAATCTTGAAAATCAAATTAAAAAACTTGAAAGTCCCGAAAGAATTGCAGAATTAAAGCCCAAGGAAACGCTTTTAAAGGCAGGTCTTACGGCAGGTATGGCAGTTGCGGACATTGGGGCAGGATCAGGAATATTTTCATTTGCAGCTGCTGAAATCACAAATGAAACAATATATGCTCTGGAAGTAAATATTAAAATGCTTGAGTTTATTGATGCCAAGTGCAGGGAAAGCAAAATCAATAATATATGCACTGTTGAAATCAACGGAGATAATATAAACCTTCCTGCATATTCCGTGGATATGGTTATTATGTCTAACGTGCTCCATAACATTGAAAACAAGGCATTGGAATTTAATGAGGTTAATAGAATATTAAAAAACAATGGAAGGCTTCTACTCATTGAATGGAAAAGGAAAAGGACTGATAATGGTCCGCATTTTGAAAAAAGAATTGACAAAAAGGAGGCTGTATTTTTGGGAAGTGGGGCTGGATTTTCTGTAACAGACGAAATGGAGTTTGGGAAAAACCTATACGGCATTGTATTCAGGAAGATGTAA
- a CDS encoding transporter substrate-binding domain-containing protein: MKKFLPVVLIVVLFCALFAGCNKKEDNALTVGMELAYPPFETKDAQGNPTGISVDFAKSLGEYLGRPVKIENIAWDGLIPALQTGQVDIVISSMTIKEERLEKIDFSKPYAKAMLAVLVNKNSNIKSINDLNQSGKKIAVKLNSTGHIYAQNNLKNAELIVLADESACVTEVVQGKADGFIYDQLTIYRNNQNNLDTTGAIFIPFQDAEYWGAGIQKGNTELKTKVDEFIDKFYSEGGFDKLTEKYLSQEKKTFEDLGFDWFFSLD, encoded by the coding sequence ATGAAAAAATTTTTACCGGTTGTACTGATTGTTGTACTCTTTTGTGCATTATTTGCAGGCTGCAATAAAAAGGAGGATAATGCATTGACCGTTGGTATGGAGCTGGCTTATCCGCCCTTTGAGACAAAGGATGCTCAGGGAAACCCCACAGGCATAAGTGTGGATTTTGCAAAGTCTCTTGGAGAATATTTGGGCAGGCCTGTTAAAATAGAAAATATTGCATGGGATGGCCTTATACCCGCCCTTCAGACGGGACAAGTTGATATCGTAATTTCGTCCATGACCATTAAAGAAGAAAGACTTGAAAAAATTGATTTTTCAAAGCCTTATGCAAAGGCAATGCTTGCAGTGCTGGTAAACAAAAATTCAAATATAAAATCCATCAACGATTTAAATCAAAGCGGCAAAAAAATAGCCGTAAAATTGAACTCCACAGGCCATATCTATGCGCAAAACAATCTTAAAAATGCGGAGCTTATTGTGCTTGCCGATGAAAGCGCATGCGTTACAGAGGTTGTGCAGGGAAAAGCAGACGGATTTATATATGATCAGCTTACCATTTACCGCAACAATCAAAATAATTTAGATACCACCGGAGCAATATTTATACCCTTTCAGGATGCGGAGTATTGGGGAGCAGGTATACAAAAAGGAAATACCGAGCTCAAAACGAAGGTAGATGAGTTCATAGATAAATTCTATTCAGAAGGCGGATTTGATAAACTGACTGAAAAATATCTTTCACAAGAAAAGAAAACCTTTGAGGATCTTGGATTCGACTGGTTCTTTTCTCTTGATTAG
- a CDS encoding amino acid ABC transporter permease — MKLLSIFIRQENNKETNLQRAVNIIIACGAFIVFFFWSMKRLNLSFDFSVLLDFKYRLFTGFITTIELSTISLLVSLLIGFLSAMGSKSKILPLSYFCKTYIQFIRGTPMIMQVYLFFYIIGTAWGISSRFIAGVLILSIFEGAYISEIIRGGLDSIDATQLEAAKAVGLDSKQTMRLVIFPQLIARILPALAGQFASIIKDSSLLSIISVIELTQTIREISATNFAIFECYLFLGLLYLSLTFPLSMVTRAVERRFKYDN, encoded by the coding sequence ATGAAGTTATTAAGCATATTTATACGACAGGAGAACAATAAGGAAACCAACCTTCAAAGGGCTGTCAATATTATAATTGCCTGCGGGGCATTCATAGTATTTTTCTTCTGGTCCATGAAAAGGCTTAATCTTTCTTTTGATTTTTCCGTACTTCTGGATTTTAAATACAGGCTTTTTACAGGCTTTATCACTACCATCGAACTCAGCACAATAAGCTTGTTAGTTAGCTTATTAATAGGGTTTTTATCAGCTATGGGCAGTAAATCTAAAATTCTGCCCCTGTCTTATTTTTGCAAGACTTACATACAGTTCATCCGCGGTACTCCAATGATAATGCAGGTTTATTTATTCTTTTATATAATAGGCACTGCATGGGGTATAAGCAGCCGCTTCATTGCAGGCGTTTTGATTTTATCAATTTTTGAAGGAGCATATATATCCGAAATCATAAGGGGCGGGCTGGATTCGATTGATGCAACTCAGCTTGAAGCCGCAAAAGCAGTAGGGCTTGACAGCAAGCAGACAATGAGGCTGGTAATTTTTCCTCAGCTCATAGCCCGTATATTGCCTGCTCTTGCCGGGCAATTTGCTTCCATTATTAAAGATTCGTCATTATTATCCATTATTTCCGTTATTGAACTTACACAAACCATAAGGGAAATCAGCGCTACCAATTTTGCAATCTTTGAGTGCTATTTGTTTCTCGGGCTGCTGTACTTGTCTTTGACTTTTCCGCTTTCCATGGTAACCAGGGCTGTGGAGAGGAGGTTTAAATATGATAATTGA
- a CDS encoding amino acid ABC transporter ATP-binding protein — translation MIIEIKSINKTFSDNRPILHNINYCDDLDTLAIIGPSGGGKSTLLRILGGLISPTSGELKVDGQNIEFSENKLILYRRSIGFVFQSKGLFSHLSALENIAMPLINVHGYSKNEAYETTNSLLDRFGLRKDGSKKPNELSGGQQQRIAIARAIAVKPKLLLLDEPTSALDPELTNEVLDMVNELRNDKMSIILITHEMGFAKNACSKVMFLSDGRIIEHDSSANMFSSPKSSELKGFLSKVLEWKI, via the coding sequence ATGATAATTGAAATAAAAAGCATAAATAAAACTTTTAGTGATAACAGGCCTATACTTCATAATATTAATTATTGTGATGATTTAGATACCCTTGCAATTATAGGTCCTTCCGGCGGCGGCAAATCAACCCTGCTTCGTATTTTAGGAGGATTGATTTCCCCTACATCCGGCGAACTTAAAGTAGACGGGCAAAACATAGAATTTTCAGAAAATAAGCTTATTCTCTACCGGCGCAGCATCGGCTTTGTTTTTCAATCCAAGGGATTATTTTCTCACCTCTCTGCTTTAGAAAACATAGCCATGCCCCTTATTAATGTACATGGATACAGTAAAAACGAAGCTTATGAAACCACAAATTCACTCCTTGACCGTTTCGGATTAAGGAAAGATGGTTCCAAAAAGCCTAATGAGCTTTCCGGAGGCCAGCAGCAAAGAATTGCCATTGCGAGGGCTATAGCAGTAAAGCCAAAACTGCTGCTGCTTGATGAACCCACCAGTGCTTTAGACCCAGAGCTTACAAATGAAGTACTCGATATGGTAAATGAGCTAAGAAATGATAAAATGTCCATCATACTTATTACACATGAAATGGGTTTTGCAAAAAATGCCTGCAGCAAAGTCATGTTCTTATCAGATGGCCGGATAATAGAGCATGACTCTTCAGCAAATATGTTTTCAAGCCCTAAAAGCAGTGAACTAAAAGGCTTTTTAAGCAAAGTATTGGAATGGAAAATATAG
- a CDS encoding Ppx/GppA phosphatase family protein, with amino-acid sequence MKKIGIIDIGSNSMRLVVIKINDDLSYRVIDEKKETVKLGMDMTYDGNLSRDRVDKAMISLSFFKDMCIAIGVDEIIAVATEAVRRARNQQYFVERAKDMLGIEIKVLSGKEEAFYDYFGAVNTLDFNDALIMDIGGCSNQLILVKDKKIIESVSLPFGSLNLSEKFHLKEAVNEQNENDFITYLADEYNKIPWLNKAKGLPLIGIGGTIRGIGKINRKRNHYLLEMPHNYKMEIRDIKDIYELVKSKDVSQKQKLKGLSKDRADIFTGAVGAIAHLAELCEASEILVSGSGLREGLFFEYLFKDKKPLTDVLDYSINNIVNDFELDKLHAQRVWSFSKMLYFNLKDAHNIGEAPQKILKTASLLHDCGVNISYYDHHRHSFYMILNAKTYGLTHKEQLMAAHISAFHRKEEFKIDTYKYRNILNEADILTIQKLGVLLKISECLDERLNGNIQGIQCSIDEDSVTIKLSSKDNPEIEIKDALEVSSAFKKLFGKKLYIK; translated from the coding sequence ATGAAGAAAATAGGAATTATTGATATCGGGTCAAACTCTATGAGGTTGGTGGTAATAAAAATCAACGATGACTTATCCTATAGAGTTATAGATGAAAAGAAAGAAACTGTAAAATTGGGAATGGATATGACTTATGACGGTAACTTAAGCCGGGACAGAGTCGATAAAGCCATGATTAGTTTAAGTTTTTTTAAAGATATGTGTATTGCAATAGGGGTAGATGAAATCATTGCCGTGGCAACAGAAGCAGTGAGAAGAGCAAGAAATCAGCAATATTTTGTAGAGAGGGCAAAAGATATGCTTGGCATAGAAATAAAAGTACTTTCGGGCAAGGAAGAAGCATTTTACGATTATTTCGGCGCTGTAAATACCCTGGATTTCAATGATGCGCTCATTATGGATATCGGCGGCTGTAGCAACCAGCTAATACTTGTAAAAGATAAAAAAATAATTGAATCAGTGAGCCTTCCCTTCGGTTCCTTAAACTTAAGTGAAAAGTTCCATTTAAAAGAAGCTGTAAATGAACAAAATGAAAATGATTTTATAACTTATTTAGCCGATGAATATAATAAAATACCCTGGCTTAATAAGGCAAAAGGGCTGCCCTTAATAGGAATAGGCGGAACTATAAGGGGAATAGGTAAAATAAACAGAAAAAGAAATCATTACTTATTGGAAATGCCACACAATTATAAAATGGAAATAAGAGATATAAAAGATATTTATGAATTGGTGAAATCCAAGGATGTTTCACAAAAACAAAAGCTTAAAGGTTTGTCAAAGGACAGGGCGGATATATTCACCGGTGCCGTCGGAGCAATTGCACATCTCGCTGAATTATGTGAGGCAAGTGAAATATTGGTCAGCGGCAGCGGTTTGAGAGAAGGGCTTTTTTTTGAGTATTTATTTAAAGATAAAAAACCATTGACCGATGTCCTTGATTACTCAATAAACAACATAGTAAATGATTTTGAACTGGATAAGCTGCACGCACAAAGGGTATGGAGCTTCAGTAAAATGCTTTATTTTAATTTAAAGGATGCCCATAATATCGGAGAAGCTCCCCAAAAGATATTAAAAACTGCATCCCTGCTGCATGATTGCGGGGTGAATATTAGCTATTACGACCATCATAGACATTCCTTCTACATGATATTGAATGCCAAAACTTATGGACTTACCCATAAGGAACAGCTCATGGCTGCGCATATCTCTGCTTTTCACAGAAAAGAAGAGTTCAAAATAGATACTTATAAATACAGAAATATATTAAATGAAGCTGATATATTAACCATTCAAAAATTAGGAGTGTTGTTAAAAATTTCCGAATGCCTCGATGAACGGCTGAACGGCAATATACAGGGTATTCAATGCAGTATTGATGAGGATAGCGTGACCATAAAATTATCGTCAAAGGATAATCCGGAAATTGAAATAAAAGATGCCTTAGAGGTTTCATCTGCCTTCAAAAAGCTATTTGGCAAGAAACTGTACATAAAATAA
- a CDS encoding HD domain-containing protein, which produces MSKKKDLQVAASIDVGSNYLRMAIGEISADGNYFILEDIVKSTNIGRDTFSTGRISIQTIHETCADLKKFVKLIKDYRVKNYKAVSTSGIREAENREYIMEQVRLKTGIEIEIINNAQERFFLYKALRKQLSHSILSDALPLLIINIASGGVEISIYESENLLLTEYIKLGSLRLHETLSGLESKSLNFPGVMEEFIESKIYLIESSIKNMNIQNFIGLGGELNTIVKLFGNNIDKNDGILFIHKKDMVSLYEKMTTMGSDRIINEYKITKKECEILLPSVILFHCFLKLTKAKGILAPMVSLRHGILYNIADKLFDTPGNINSISDIISSAWYIAEKYNVDKNHAKFVEEISLSIFDQSAKYHGLNNDERLYLQVAAILHDTGNYVNLSEHHIHSYSIIRVRKITGFSNREILLIAGIAKYHAYDIPVYSDENYRILTDREKIVVSKLSAILKLAESLDVSHRQKIKKLQIEPSGDALLFHIYSNTDTLLEEWDFIHNTPFFEEVMGIIPLIKHKG; this is translated from the coding sequence ATGAGTAAAAAAAAGGATTTACAAGTAGCTGCTTCAATAGATGTAGGCTCAAATTATCTTCGAATGGCTATAGGAGAAATTTCTGCCGATGGGAATTATTTTATTCTTGAAGACATCGTAAAATCCACAAATATCGGCAGGGATACTTTCTCAACAGGAAGAATTTCAATACAGACGATACACGAAACATGTGCTGACTTAAAAAAATTTGTAAAACTTATAAAGGATTACAGGGTAAAGAATTATAAGGCTGTATCCACCAGCGGTATAAGGGAAGCGGAAAACCGTGAATATATTATGGAGCAGGTACGGCTTAAAACCGGAATAGAAATTGAGATAATAAACAATGCTCAGGAAAGATTCTTTCTATATAAAGCTTTAAGAAAGCAGCTCTCCCATTCAATACTTTCCGATGCGCTGCCTTTGCTTATTATAAATATAGCTTCCGGCGGTGTTGAAATTTCCATATATGAGTCGGAAAATTTATTGCTTACAGAATATATAAAGTTAGGTTCATTAAGGCTTCATGAAACATTGTCCGGTCTGGAGTCTAAGTCATTGAATTTCCCCGGAGTCATGGAGGAATTCATAGAAAGTAAAATTTACCTTATAGAATCCTCCATAAAAAATATGAATATACAAAATTTTATCGGTTTAGGCGGTGAATTAAATACCATAGTAAAATTGTTCGGCAACAACATCGATAAAAACGACGGTATATTATTCATACACAAAAAAGACATGGTAAGCTTATATGAAAAAATGACGACTATGGGAAGCGACAGGATTATAAATGAATATAAAATCACAAAAAAGGAATGTGAAATTCTTTTACCCTCCGTTATATTGTTCCATTGCTTTTTAAAGCTTACCAAAGCCAAAGGCATACTTGCTCCCATGGTTTCTCTAAGACATGGTATTCTTTATAATATCGCAGACAAATTATTTGATACTCCAGGAAATATAAATTCCATCTCGGATATCATAAGCTCCGCATGGTATATTGCCGAAAAATATAATGTGGACAAGAATCATGCAAAATTCGTTGAGGAAATTTCATTATCGATTTTTGACCAGTCAGCCAAATACCACGGACTTAATAATGATGAAAGGCTTTATCTGCAGGTGGCGGCAATCCTCCATGATACAGGCAATTATGTGAATTTGAGCGAGCACCATATCCATTCATACAGCATTATACGGGTAAGAAAAATAACAGGCTTTTCCAACAGGGAGATTTTACTGATTGCCGGTATTGCAAAATACCATGCTTACGATATACCTGTCTATTCCGATGAAAATTACAGAATTCTTACCGACAGAGAAAAAATTGTTGTGTCCAAGCTCTCAGCCATTTTAAAACTTGCAGAATCCCTGGATGTATCCCACAGGCAAAAAATAAAAAAGCTTCAAATAGAGCCATCCGGCGATGCACTTTTATTTCATATATATTCAAATACCGATACTTTATTGGAAGAGTGGGATTTCATCCATAATACTCCTTTTTTCGAAGAAGTAATGGGAATAATACCGTTGATTAAACATAAAGGATGA
- a CDS encoding RNA degradosome polyphosphate kinase gives MHFSSQNFINRELSWLEFNKRVLEEAQDTSNPLFERLKFLSIVSGNMDEFFMIRVGSLHDQIQAGFKEPDPAGLTPEEQTKKISFKAHELVNVQYNCYNRILKKALGKENILFLKGKELTDEQKNYVQDYFVKNIYPVLTPMVVDQSRKFPLVLNKTLNIALLLNKNGSEDCYFATVQVPSVLSRLVDIPCGDNMRCFMLLEDIIKMNLNSLFTGHSIITSSCYRITRNADLTLDEEEAEDLLLTIQESLRKRKWGAVIRLEIEKGMSKSLLSIIRDELEVSKEQIYEIEGPIDLTYLMRIIDMEGYDHLRYEAISPQVSLDFAENEDMFSIISKKDILLHHPYQSFDPIINLVHLASNDPDVLAIKQTLYRVSGKSPIIDSLIRAAENGKQVTVLVELKARFDEENNIHWAKRLEKAGCHVIYGLVGLKTHCKVLLIVRKEEKGIKRYVHLGTGNYNDVTARVYTDLGLFTSNPNIGSDASALFNMLSGLSEPTELNKLILSPLNLRQKFLSMIKNEALNARNMKEAKIIAKVNSLVDREIIEALYDASCAGVEIHLIVRGICCLRPGIPGVSERITVRSIIGRFLEHSRIFYFHSDGDTTVFLSSADWMNRNLDRRVELLFPIENENLKSEVINILNISLKDTVKARTLNFDGNYARMNRRNREIINSQEVFFDIASRKSINTVNNYKEVKFKSIAAY, from the coding sequence ATGCATTTTTCGTCTCAAAATTTTATAAACAGAGAACTGAGCTGGCTGGAATTCAATAAGCGGGTATTGGAAGAAGCACAGGATACATCCAATCCTCTCTTTGAAAGATTGAAATTCCTTTCAATAGTATCAGGCAACATGGATGAATTTTTTATGATAAGGGTCGGTTCGCTGCATGACCAAATACAAGCCGGCTTTAAAGAGCCTGACCCTGCAGGGCTTACCCCTGAAGAACAAACAAAGAAGATATCATTTAAAGCCCATGAACTTGTTAATGTTCAGTACAACTGTTACAACCGTATACTAAAAAAAGCCTTAGGCAAAGAAAATATATTATTTTTAAAAGGTAAAGAACTCACCGATGAGCAGAAAAATTATGTACAGGATTATTTTGTCAAAAACATATATCCTGTCCTTACCCCTATGGTGGTGGATCAAAGCAGGAAATTTCCTCTTGTGCTTAATAAGACTCTAAACATCGCGTTGCTTCTTAATAAAAACGGCAGCGAGGATTGTTATTTTGCAACAGTCCAGGTACCTTCAGTCCTTTCACGTCTGGTTGATATACCTTGTGGGGACAATATGAGATGTTTTATGCTCCTTGAAGATATAATCAAAATGAATCTTAATTCACTTTTTACAGGCCACTCAATTATAACTTCCAGCTGCTACAGAATAACCAGAAATGCGGACCTTACATTGGATGAAGAGGAAGCCGAAGATTTGCTCTTAACCATACAGGAGTCTTTGAGAAAACGCAAATGGGGAGCCGTAATAAGGCTGGAAATCGAAAAAGGAATGAGCAAAAGTCTTCTTTCAATTATAAGGGATGAGCTTGAGGTATCAAAAGAGCAAATATATGAGATAGAAGGTCCCATTGACTTGACTTATCTTATGAGAATCATCGATATGGAAGGATATGATCATTTAAGATATGAAGCTATTTCTCCCCAAGTATCCCTGGATTTTGCCGAAAATGAAGATATGTTCAGTATTATATCAAAAAAAGATATACTTCTTCATCATCCGTATCAATCTTTTGATCCCATAATTAATTTGGTGCATTTGGCTTCCAATGACCCAGATGTCCTTGCAATAAAGCAGACATTGTACAGAGTAAGCGGGAAATCCCCCATAATAGATTCATTGATCCGTGCCGCCGAAAACGGAAAACAGGTCACGGTTCTTGTGGAATTAAAAGCCCGGTTTGATGAGGAAAATAATATTCATTGGGCAAAAAGACTGGAAAAAGCCGGGTGTCATGTTATATACGGGCTTGTAGGTCTTAAAACTCATTGTAAAGTATTGCTTATTGTACGCAAAGAGGAAAAAGGAATTAAAAGGTATGTTCACTTAGGCACCGGCAATTACAATGATGTAACGGCCAGAGTATATACCGATTTGGGACTCTTTACTTCAAATCCCAACATAGGTTCTGATGCTTCTGCTTTGTTTAATATGCTCTCAGGTCTTTCTGAGCCTACGGAGCTTAATAAACTGATTTTATCGCCGCTGAATCTCAGGCAGAAGTTTTTAAGCATGATAAAGAATGAAGCTTTAAATGCCAGAAATATGAAAGAGGCAAAAATAATTGCAAAGGTCAATTCGCTTGTTGATCGGGAAATTATTGAAGCTTTATATGATGCTTCCTGCGCAGGAGTTGAAATACATCTTATAGTAAGGGGAATATGCTGTTTAAGGCCGGGTATACCCGGTGTAAGCGAAAGGATTACCGTACGGAGCATCATAGGAAGATTCTTGGAACACAGCCGTATATTTTATTTCCATAGCGATGGTGATACAACGGTATTTCTGTCCAGCGCCGACTGGATGAACAGAAATTTGGACAGAAGGGTGGAATTGTTATTCCCTATCGAAAATGAGAATTTAAAGAGTGAGGTAATCAATATTCTTAATATATCCCTAAAAGACACTGTTAAAGCAAGAACACTCAATTTTGACGGCAATTATGCCAGAATGAACAGAAGAAACAGAGAAATTATAAACAGCCAGGAGGTATTCTTTGACATTGCATCCAGGAAATCAATAAATACCGTGAATAATTACAAGGAAGTAAAATTTAAATCCATAGCGGCATATTAG
- a CDS encoding SEC-C metal-binding domain-containing protein has product MSLIKQWEEIAYKERTQEEYDKFWKEYLLKEQHIYEELLSNNNNKISGKFAELAEEYHMTSIDFAGFISGINTSLETPLVEEELTEDSKIDITIDFEKLYYNMHEAEAEWLYNLPQWEPILSKEKRKEIKTAYNRTKTVVKEDKTGRNDPCPCGSGKKYKKCCGK; this is encoded by the coding sequence ATGAGCTTGATTAAACAATGGGAAGAAATTGCTTACAAAGAAAGAACTCAGGAGGAATATGATAAGTTCTGGAAGGAGTACCTTTTAAAAGAACAGCACATATATGAAGAACTTCTTTCTAACAATAACAATAAAATATCCGGAAAATTTGCCGAGCTGGCAGAAGAATACCATATGACAAGTATTGATTTTGCCGGATTCATATCAGGTATAAATACCAGCCTTGAAACTCCCCTGGTGGAAGAAGAGCTTACAGAGGACAGTAAAATTGATATAACAATTGATTTTGAAAAACTTTATTATAATATGCATGAAGCTGAGGCTGAATGGCTTTATAATCTTCCTCAATGGGAACCTATACTTTCCAAGGAAAAAAGAAAAGAGATAAAAACAGCTTATAACAGGACAAAGACCGTGGTTAAGGAAGATAAAACCGGAAGAAATGATCCATGTCCCTGTGGAAGCGGTAAAAAATACAAAAAATGCTGCGGCAAATAA